A single Mangrovimonas sp. YM274 DNA region contains:
- a CDS encoding NAD(P)-dependent alcohol dehydrogenase, giving the protein MNTTSIKAFGTEAADASLGEMDIKRRKVTDKDVEIDILYCGVCHSDLHFARNDWGFSVYPVVPGHEIVGKVKSVGEGVSKYKAGDIVAVGCLVDSCRSCNNCENDLEQYCPEWVGTYGGHDKHLNLPTYGGYSESIVVDEHFVLSVPENLDLAGVAPILCAGITTWSPLRHWNVGKDSKVAVVGLGGLGHMAIKLADALGAHVTLFSRSKNKIQDAMDLGADAVVISTNEDEMTAVQGQFDVIIDTVPYVHDVNPYIGTLNTNGTLVLVGYLGPLDPMLNSVPMIMGRKKVAGSLIGGIAETQELLDFCGKHNITSDIEVINIQDINTAYERMLKSDVHYRFVIDMASLKK; this is encoded by the coding sequence ATGAACACAACAAGTATAAAAGCATTTGGCACAGAAGCCGCGGATGCATCCCTAGGGGAAATGGATATTAAAAGACGAAAAGTTACGGATAAGGATGTAGAAATCGATATTTTGTATTGTGGTGTTTGCCATTCCGATTTACACTTTGCGCGCAACGATTGGGGCTTTAGTGTATATCCCGTGGTTCCCGGTCATGAAATAGTTGGGAAGGTAAAATCTGTAGGTGAAGGGGTGAGCAAATATAAAGCAGGAGATATTGTGGCTGTAGGTTGTTTGGTAGATTCGTGCCGTTCTTGTAACAATTGTGAAAATGACTTGGAGCAGTATTGTCCTGAATGGGTTGGAACCTATGGAGGCCATGACAAACATTTGAATTTGCCTACCTATGGAGGTTATTCTGAAAGTATTGTGGTAGATGAACATTTTGTATTAAGCGTACCTGAAAATCTTGATTTGGCAGGCGTGGCTCCCATACTGTGTGCCGGTATTACCACATGGTCACCATTGCGCCATTGGAATGTTGGAAAAGATAGTAAGGTGGCGGTTGTGGGCCTTGGAGGATTGGGACATATGGCCATTAAATTGGCGGATGCGCTTGGCGCACATGTAACTTTATTTTCTCGATCTAAAAACAAAATACAAGACGCCATGGATTTAGGAGCGGATGCTGTAGTCATCTCTACGAATGAAGATGAAATGACAGCCGTACAGGGACAGTTTGATGTGATTATAGATACGGTGCCGTATGTGCATGATGTGAACCCTTATATTGGCACTTTAAATACCAATGGTACTTTGGTGCTGGTGGGCTATTTGGGGCCATTGGACCCAATGCTAAATTCAGTTCCTATGATTATGGGGCGTAAAAAGGTTGCAGGCTCCTTGATTGGTGGGATTGCCGAAACCCAAGAACTTCTGGATTTTTGCGGCAAACATAACATCACTTCAGATATTGAAGTGATTAACATACAGGATATCAATACCGCTTATGAACGCATGCTCAAAAGTGATGTACATTACCGCTTTGTGATTGATATGGCCTCTTTAAAGAAGTGA
- a CDS encoding peptidylprolyl isomerase produces the protein MSQVKENNTVKVHYTGKLADGQVFDTSEGREPLEFTLGQGLMIPGFEKGLIDMKLNEKKTISLTKEEAFGDARAELIQEVQKDQLPEELVPEVGMPLISTAPDGREHQLLIIEVKEDSIVVDANHPLAGKDVIFDLEVVDIK, from the coding sequence ATGAGTCAAGTTAAAGAGAATAACACTGTAAAGGTGCACTACACAGGAAAATTAGCAGATGGTCAAGTTTTTGATACATCTGAAGGACGTGAACCTTTAGAGTTTACTTTAGGACAAGGACTAATGATCCCTGGTTTTGAAAAGGGATTGATTGATATGAAATTGAATGAGAAGAAAACCATCTCACTAACTAAAGAAGAAGCTTTCGGTGATGCACGAGCTGAATTGATCCAAGAAGTTCAAAAAGATCAATTGCCTGAGGAATTGGTTCCAGAAGTAGGTATGCCATTAATTTCTACTGCTCCAGACGGAAGAGAGCACCAATTGCTTATTATTGAAGTAAAAGAAGATAGCATTGTAGTAGATGCCAACCACCCTCTTGCTGGAAAAGATGTTATTTTTGATTTGGAAGTAGTTGACATTAAATAG
- a CDS encoding alkene reductase — MKHNALLQPYQSKNLSLKNRIVMAPMTRSRAINEERVPTDELQGLYYEQRASAGLIITEGSQVSEAAVGYVNTPGIYSKAQVEGWKLVTKRVHDKGGKIFIQLWHVGRMSHPDFHHGELPLAPSAINPNGQSFTPDGFKDTVTPKAMTKFEIEDTINDFVNAATNAMEAGFDGVEIHSSNGYLFHQFFTGTSNTRTDEYGGSIENRARFFFEVLDAMSEAIPQEKIGVRFNPSLHNLFGITLDKDTIPTFEYIIKKLNDYSLAYVHLSEPFTDVTEVSYAVTNVAKHFRPLYQGTLMINNQFTAETGHEVITSGDADLVAFGKPFISNPDLVERIEQDIEWADWDQDTFYTPGEKGYTDYATADIAKSS, encoded by the coding sequence ATGAAACATAACGCATTGTTACAACCTTATCAATCCAAAAACTTAAGCCTCAAAAACCGCATTGTTATGGCTCCTATGACAAGAAGTAGAGCTATAAATGAAGAGCGAGTACCTACAGATGAACTTCAAGGACTTTATTATGAGCAACGCGCTTCGGCAGGGCTTATTATAACGGAAGGATCTCAGGTGTCTGAAGCCGCTGTAGGCTATGTCAATACGCCAGGAATTTATTCCAAAGCTCAGGTAGAAGGTTGGAAATTGGTAACCAAACGGGTTCATGATAAAGGAGGGAAAATCTTTATCCAATTATGGCATGTAGGCCGCATGTCGCATCCCGATTTTCATCACGGGGAATTGCCTTTGGCGCCTTCGGCCATTAACCCTAATGGGCAGTCCTTTACACCTGACGGCTTTAAGGATACAGTAACTCCTAAAGCCATGACAAAATTTGAAATAGAGGATACTATAAATGATTTTGTGAATGCTGCCACTAATGCTATGGAAGCTGGGTTTGACGGCGTGGAAATCCATTCGTCCAATGGTTATTTATTTCATCAATTTTTCACAGGGACTTCCAATACAAGAACCGATGAATATGGAGGTTCAATCGAAAACAGAGCACGATTCTTTTTTGAAGTACTCGATGCCATGAGCGAAGCGATTCCTCAAGAGAAAATAGGAGTGCGTTTCAATCCGTCTTTGCATAACTTGTTTGGAATTACCTTAGATAAAGACACCATCCCAACTTTTGAATATATCATCAAGAAACTAAACGATTACAGCTTGGCATATGTCCATTTATCGGAGCCATTTACAGATGTGACTGAAGTTTCTTATGCCGTTACCAATGTGGCCAAACACTTTAGACCGCTATATCAAGGTACATTAATGATCAACAACCAATTTACGGCGGAAACAGGACATGAAGTAATTACAAGCGGAGATGCAGATCTTGTTGCTTTTGGAAAGCCGTTTATTTCCAATCCTGATTTGGTAGAACGTATCGAACAGGATATTGAATGGGCTGATTGGGACCAAGATACTTTTTATACCCCTGGAGAAAAAGGGTATACGGATTACGCCACGGCAGATATAGCAAAATCTTCTTAA
- a CDS encoding nitroreductase family protein: MSLVDSLNWRYAAKAMNGTAVPQEKIDYILEATRLSPSSSGLQPYKVFVISNQELKEKIRPIAFDQPQITDASHLLVFAAWDNYRLERIEEVFNKTMNERNLPLETMDDYKTRLWGMYEPLGDEWHANHAAKQAYIAFAMAIAAAAEQKVDATPMEGFIPEQLDELLDLKSQGLKSNLILALGYRDTDKDWLVDMKKVRTPKEEFITELA, encoded by the coding sequence ATGAGTTTAGTAGATAGTTTAAATTGGCGCTATGCAGCCAAGGCAATGAATGGTACTGCCGTACCGCAGGAAAAAATCGATTATATATTGGAGGCAACAAGATTGTCCCCATCATCTTCAGGATTACAGCCTTATAAAGTGTTTGTAATTAGCAATCAAGAATTAAAGGAAAAAATCAGGCCAATCGCTTTTGACCAACCTCAAATTACCGATGCTTCTCATTTATTGGTGTTTGCTGCTTGGGACAATTATCGTTTGGAACGAATAGAAGAGGTATTCAACAAAACTATGAATGAGCGCAATTTGCCGCTAGAGACTATGGATGATTATAAAACCCGTTTATGGGGAATGTATGAGCCATTAGGTGATGAGTGGCATGCCAATCACGCTGCCAAGCAAGCATACATTGCATTTGCTATGGCTATTGCCGCAGCTGCCGAACAAAAAGTAGATGCCACACCAATGGAAGGATTCATCCCTGAGCAGTTGGACGAATTATTGGATTTGAAATCACAAGGGCTCAAGAGTAACTTAATCTTGGCTTTAGGATATAGAGATACAGATAAGGATTGGTTGGTTGATATGAAAAAAGTGAGAACACCAAAAGAAGAATTCATTACAGAATTGGCATAA
- a CDS encoding helix-turn-helix domain-containing protein, producing MGLQEQLELIDKAKTCEKAHSTCVGIIQPVQDALYVLSGKWKLPIIISLTFGNKRFSEIAKEIPKISDRMLSKELRELEMNHLVKRTVYDSIPVVVEYTLTDYGKTLDTAIEELYKWGKNHRKRITGKME from the coding sequence ATGGGCCTACAGGAACAATTGGAACTTATAGATAAAGCAAAAACTTGCGAAAAAGCACACAGCACCTGCGTTGGTATTATCCAACCAGTTCAGGATGCACTTTATGTTTTAAGTGGTAAATGGAAATTACCTATTATTATTTCTTTGACGTTTGGAAACAAGCGGTTTAGTGAAATTGCAAAAGAAATTCCCAAAATTAGCGACCGCATGCTATCTAAAGAACTTCGGGAACTGGAAATGAATCACCTTGTGAAGCGAACCGTTTATGACAGTATTCCTGTGGTGGTAGAATATACCTTAACAGACTACGGAAAGACTTTAGATACCGCTATCGAGGAACTCTACAAATGGGGAAAAAACCATAGGAAAAGGATAACTGGCAAGATGGAATAA
- a CDS encoding DMT family transporter, with translation MTLKKTITFMILSTFSFALMNVTVKYLSNIHAFQLVFFRSLGSLVFTFGYLLRHKIPIMGNQRKLLVLRGIVGVTSMTLFFMSMKYLPVATAVSLRYIAPIFAAIFAVLFLKEQIKPVQWLFFMMAFSGVVVLKGFDTELQTYGLVLVLLAAVFSGLVYTVINKIGTKDHPVVVVNYFMVIATLTGGLLSINHWTTPHGMEWPLLGLLGVFGYFGQVYMTKAFQSAATGLVAPMKYIEVIFTLIIGILWFKDVYSFWSFLGILLIVGGLILNISFKERQKRTTAKDSK, from the coding sequence ATGACTTTAAAAAAGACCATTACATTCATGATCCTGAGTACATTTTCCTTTGCGCTTATGAATGTGACGGTTAAATACCTTTCCAATATTCATGCTTTTCAACTGGTGTTTTTTAGGTCTTTGGGCTCTCTGGTGTTTACATTTGGCTATTTATTAAGACATAAGATTCCTATTATGGGAAACCAAAGGAAACTTCTGGTGTTAAGAGGCATTGTAGGGGTGACCTCGATGACACTTTTCTTTATGTCTATGAAATATTTACCGGTAGCTACTGCTGTATCCCTAAGATATATTGCCCCCATATTTGCGGCTATTTTTGCCGTTTTGTTTTTAAAGGAACAGATCAAGCCTGTACAATGGCTTTTCTTTATGATGGCTTTTTCAGGTGTGGTGGTTTTAAAGGGGTTTGATACGGAATTACAGACCTATGGACTGGTTTTGGTATTATTGGCAGCTGTATTTAGTGGCTTGGTGTATACCGTTATCAATAAAATTGGGACCAAGGATCATCCCGTAGTGGTAGTGAATTATTTTATGGTGATTGCGACCCTCACCGGAGGATTGTTATCAATAAATCATTGGACAACACCACATGGTATGGAATGGCCCTTATTGGGTTTGCTAGGAGTTTTTGGATATTTTGGTCAAGTGTATATGACTAAGGCTTTTCAGTCGGCTGCCACAGGGTTGGTGGCCCCTATGAAATATATAGAAGTGATTTTCACTCTTATCATAGGGATTTTATGGTTTAAGGATGTGTATTCCTTTTGGAGCTTTTTAGGGATATTGCTAATTGTAGGCGGACTAATTTTAAACATTTCCTTCAAGGAGCGCCAAAAGCGAACTACTGCTAAAGATAGTAAATAA
- a CDS encoding agmatine/peptidylarginine deiminase has product MRRFPAEWELQQGVLLCFPHNGNDWPGKYQAIQWAFVEFIKKVATYEEVFLVVADEPLKERVGAMLAMAHVNLEQITFIIHKTNRSWMRDSGPIVVYNKGQREALNFNFNGWAKYKNYLLDRQVPQKVSETLNMPLSQVTHNGKPVILEGGAIDVNGKGTLLTSEECLMDPKIQVRNPGFTKSDYEAIFKEYLGITNVIWLGDGIVGDDTHGHIDDLCRFVNEDTIITVVETNPGAPNFHALQDNLKRLQNAVLENGKSPNIVTLPMPSPIAFEDLTLPASYANFLILNNCVLVPTFNDAKDREALNIIADCFPGREVIGISAIDLIWGFGTLHCLSQQIPK; this is encoded by the coding sequence ATGAGACGGTTTCCTGCAGAATGGGAGCTACAACAAGGCGTTTTGTTGTGTTTCCCGCACAATGGGAATGATTGGCCTGGAAAATATCAAGCCATACAATGGGCCTTTGTAGAGTTCATTAAGAAAGTGGCAACCTATGAAGAAGTCTTTTTGGTGGTGGCAGATGAACCTTTAAAGGAAAGGGTGGGAGCAATGCTGGCCATGGCACATGTCAATCTAGAGCAAATTACCTTTATCATCCATAAAACCAATAGAAGTTGGATGCGCGATTCGGGACCTATCGTCGTTTATAACAAGGGGCAACGAGAGGCACTTAACTTTAATTTTAATGGTTGGGCTAAATACAAAAATTACCTTTTGGATAGGCAGGTACCTCAAAAAGTAAGTGAAACACTTAACATGCCGCTTAGTCAAGTTACCCATAATGGAAAACCAGTGATCTTGGAAGGTGGGGCCATTGATGTAAACGGTAAGGGAACTTTGTTGACATCAGAGGAATGTTTGATGGACCCTAAGATTCAAGTGCGTAATCCTGGTTTTACAAAAAGCGATTATGAAGCTATTTTTAAAGAGTATTTAGGAATTACTAACGTTATTTGGTTGGGAGATGGCATTGTTGGAGATGATACTCACGGACATATTGATGATCTCTGTAGGTTCGTAAACGAAGACACTATTATTACGGTTGTTGAAACTAACCCGGGAGCGCCTAATTTTCATGCCTTACAAGATAATTTAAAGCGTTTGCAGAATGCCGTTTTGGAAAACGGAAAGTCTCCCAATATTGTTACATTACCAATGCCTAGCCCAATTGCATTTGAAGACCTGACCCTGCCTGCCAGTTATGCTAATTTCTTAATTTTGAACAACTGCGTTTTGGTGCCTACATTCAATGATGCCAAGGATAGAGAGGCGCTTAACATTATTGCCGACTGTTTTCCGGGACGCGAGGTGATTGGAATAAGCGCAATAGACTTGATATGGGGCTTTGGAACGCTTCATTGTTTAAGCCAACAAATTCCCAAATAA
- a CDS encoding carbon-nitrogen hydrolase — translation MSKKKYTIAVIQLNLNDVAENNLKKCLKWVEKAAKQGAEVICLPELYSSHYFCQSEDTDNFALAEPLYSTSFTAFSELAKKLGVVIVVPFFEKRMAGIYHNSAYIIDTDGTEAGLYRKMHIPDDPHFYEKFYFTPGDLGFKNNPTKKGNIGTLICWDQWYPEAARLTALKGSEVLFYPTAIGWHPHEKTEYGENQYGAWMNVMKGHAVANGVYVAAANRIGLEQYIPDTAGIEFWGASFIAGPQGEILAQASHDQEEILMAQVDLEHQENVRQNWPFFRDRRIDAFEDITKRAID, via the coding sequence ATGTCTAAGAAAAAATATACCATAGCGGTCATTCAGCTGAACTTGAATGATGTTGCTGAAAACAACCTTAAAAAATGCCTTAAATGGGTAGAAAAAGCCGCTAAGCAAGGAGCGGAAGTTATTTGTTTACCAGAGCTTTACAGTAGTCATTATTTTTGCCAAAGTGAGGATACGGATAATTTTGCCTTGGCAGAACCACTTTACAGCACATCGTTTACGGCTTTTAGTGAATTGGCTAAAAAATTAGGTGTTGTAATTGTTGTTCCGTTTTTTGAAAAACGCATGGCAGGGATTTATCACAACAGTGCATACATTATCGATACAGATGGTACCGAAGCCGGTTTATATCGTAAAATGCATATTCCGGATGACCCCCATTTTTATGAAAAATTCTATTTTACTCCGGGAGATCTTGGATTTAAAAACAATCCAACCAAAAAAGGAAATATTGGAACGCTTATTTGTTGGGATCAATGGTACCCTGAAGCTGCCCGTCTTACAGCCCTTAAAGGATCTGAGGTCTTATTTTATCCAACTGCTATTGGATGGCACCCGCATGAAAAAACCGAATATGGCGAGAATCAATATGGTGCTTGGATGAATGTTATGAAAGGTCATGCCGTAGCGAATGGCGTATATGTTGCAGCGGCCAATAGAATAGGGTTAGAGCAATACATACCTGACACAGCTGGCATTGAATTTTGGGGCGCTTCGTTTATTGCAGGGCCGCAGGGTGAAATATTGGCACAAGCATCCCATGATCAAGAGGAAATTTTAATGGCCCAAGTTGATTTGGAGCACCAGGAAAATGTGCGTCAAAATTGGCCATTCTTCAGAGATCGCCGTATTGATGCTTTTGAGGATATTACTAAAAGAGCTATAGATTAA
- a CDS encoding NAD(P)-dependent alcohol dehydrogenase, whose amino-acid sequence MSSTAKAFGAKASDADLELMQIERRAVTEKDVQIDILYCGVCHSDIHTVRNDWGGSQYPVIPGHEIIGKVTDVGSGVSKFKVGDLVGVGCLVDSCQTCSSCKDDLEQFCENGATFTYNSPNKYFEGLQTYGGYSTGIVVDESFVLKVPDTIDPKGAAPLLCAGITTWSPLRHWNVKKGDKVGIVGLGGLGHMGVKFANALGAHVVMITTSPSKAADAKDLGAHEVLISKDPEQMQQHMGSFDFILNTIPVGHEMDPYIALLKRDATMVLVGAVEPLKPFHGGGLIMGRKRIAGSLIGGLKETQEMLDFCGEHNIVSDIEVINMQDINKAYERVISADVKYRFVIDMASLK is encoded by the coding sequence ATGAGTAGTACAGCTAAAGCATTTGGGGCTAAAGCTTCCGATGCAGATTTAGAATTGATGCAAATAGAACGGCGAGCAGTTACCGAAAAGGATGTGCAAATAGACATTTTGTATTGCGGGGTTTGCCATAGTGATATACACACGGTTAGAAATGATTGGGGAGGGTCGCAATACCCAGTAATCCCAGGTCATGAAATTATTGGAAAAGTAACGGATGTGGGAAGTGGGGTTAGTAAATTTAAGGTAGGAGATCTTGTTGGAGTAGGTTGTTTGGTGGATTCCTGTCAAACCTGTTCGTCTTGTAAAGATGATTTGGAACAATTTTGCGAAAACGGAGCCACTTTTACCTACAATAGTCCTAATAAATATTTTGAAGGGCTCCAAACTTATGGAGGATATTCTACAGGAATAGTTGTTGATGAATCTTTCGTTTTGAAGGTTCCAGATACTATTGATCCTAAAGGTGCAGCACCATTACTTTGTGCAGGAATTACCACTTGGTCCCCGCTTAGACATTGGAATGTAAAAAAAGGAGACAAGGTTGGAATTGTTGGTCTTGGGGGATTGGGACACATGGGAGTGAAGTTTGCAAATGCCTTAGGGGCTCATGTAGTTATGATAACAACATCACCTTCAAAGGCTGCTGATGCCAAGGATTTAGGGGCTCATGAAGTATTGATTTCTAAAGACCCCGAGCAAATGCAACAACACATGGGAAGTTTTGATTTTATTTTGAATACCATTCCCGTTGGACATGAAATGGACCCTTATATAGCATTGTTGAAACGAGATGCTACAATGGTTCTTGTTGGAGCGGTAGAACCATTAAAACCATTTCATGGAGGAGGGCTTATAATGGGCCGTAAGCGCATTGCAGGGTCTTTGATTGGTGGACTAAAGGAAACACAGGAAATGCTGGATTTTTGTGGAGAACACAATATTGTTTCGGATATCGAGGTCATTAATATGCAGGATATAAACAAGGCATATGAACGGGTTATTTCTGCAGACGTGAAATATCGTTTTGTAATAGACATGGCCTCTTTAAAATAG
- a CDS encoding Pycsar system effector family protein, whose protein sequence is MTIQDPNNYWEQLERLEKLIRASELKAGVVFSFHSLILGIFVDRLKTLSHLFEDGIIPMIGIICWIFFVLLSIFYCFKCFKPQIERNYEKNVFFFSDAVYKFGSIEEYTEHLIEICGSQQKLYEQLGQQIHAESKIIDNKFKCVHNSIKYFAISFVFVVLIILYWILTMFA, encoded by the coding sequence ATGACAATACAGGATCCTAATAATTACTGGGAACAGTTGGAACGTTTGGAAAAGCTTATACGCGCTTCCGAATTAAAGGCAGGAGTGGTGTTTTCATTCCATAGTTTGATTTTGGGAATATTTGTAGATAGGCTTAAAACCCTATCGCATTTATTTGAAGATGGTATTATCCCCATGATAGGCATTATTTGTTGGATATTTTTTGTGCTCTTATCCATATTTTATTGTTTTAAATGTTTCAAGCCTCAAATAGAGCGTAACTATGAAAAGAATGTATTTTTCTTTAGTGATGCCGTCTATAAGTTTGGTTCTATTGAAGAGTATACGGAGCATTTAATTGAAATCTGCGGAAGTCAACAAAAACTTTATGAGCAATTGGGGCAACAAATTCATGCCGAAAGCAAGATTATAGATAATAAGTTTAAATGTGTGCACAATTCCATAAAATATTTCGCCATTAGTTTTGTCTTCGTTGTGCTTATCATTTTATATTGGATTCTTACCATGTTTGCCTAA
- a CDS encoding adenylate/guanylate cyclase domain-containing protein: MKIFSSLFRYLGWISLLCFIPLSLNAQDQKVADSLAKLLDGAKGLERMELLRELSFNESNDINLALDYSEELIQLSKQFNNLEYLSRGYLQKGNKERLLGNLEEALSAFVLSAESAIEGGYITGEGAAYMAAADVYSMMENSSNAELYYGKAINLLRTSNDSVTLANALYNVGDHFLKFEQYNRAGEYFEEAGEIFERTNYTIGKAYILGNLGRIYAEKGNDELAKRNINQAISILEPLEDYSGISEFLNCMSDIYSKQNDIPKALEFANQALEIAQRHGLKEQISVANLLLAQLNEQKGNTNEAYQYYKSHIVYRDSVSNVRKVQEMADIRTNFEVSQKQLEVDLLNQQKRTQKIIAIATTIALFLIGLLALGLFRRNAFIQKTKRIIEQEKLRSDQLLRNILPEETAKELKEHGKVTSHRFDSVTVLFTDFVGFTKYSEGLSPEALVETVDFYFSKFDEIIEQYGLEKIKTIGDAYMCVGGLPFEIEDHAKKIVKAAIEIVTFVEEISDNQQTERNFSIRVGIHTGSVVAGVVGSKKFAYDVWGDTVNIAARMETNSEEGKINISASTHNLIQDEFECEYRGEIDVKNKGMMKMYFVKNQHTIKVKEPFKSKAYDNTGS; this comes from the coding sequence TTGAAAATTTTCAGTTCTTTATTCCGTTATCTAGGGTGGATTTCACTGTTGTGTTTTATCCCATTGTCGCTTAATGCCCAGGACCAAAAAGTAGCCGATAGTTTAGCCAAACTGCTTGATGGCGCCAAGGGGTTGGAGCGTATGGAGTTACTTCGTGAGCTGTCTTTTAATGAAAGTAATGACATCAACTTGGCATTAGACTATTCGGAAGAATTGATACAATTATCCAAGCAGTTTAACAATCTTGAATATTTGTCCAGGGGCTACTTGCAGAAAGGAAACAAGGAACGTTTATTGGGCAATTTGGAAGAAGCGCTTTCGGCATTTGTTTTAAGTGCAGAATCAGCTATTGAAGGTGGCTATATTACTGGAGAAGGTGCGGCCTATATGGCTGCAGCAGACGTCTATTCTATGATGGAAAATTCAAGTAATGCGGAGCTTTATTACGGCAAGGCCATAAATCTTTTAAGGACATCCAATGATTCTGTAACTCTAGCAAACGCCCTGTATAATGTTGGTGATCATTTTTTGAAATTTGAGCAATATAATAGGGCAGGTGAGTATTTTGAAGAGGCAGGAGAGATTTTTGAAAGGACAAATTACACCATCGGAAAGGCATATATACTGGGAAATTTAGGTAGAATCTATGCTGAAAAAGGGAATGATGAATTAGCCAAAAGAAATATCAATCAAGCCATTTCAATCTTGGAACCCCTTGAGGACTACTCGGGCATTTCAGAGTTCCTCAATTGTATGTCTGATATCTATTCGAAACAAAATGATATCCCTAAAGCCTTAGAGTTTGCCAATCAGGCTTTGGAAATTGCCCAGCGACATGGTTTAAAGGAGCAGATTAGCGTAGCAAACCTCTTGTTGGCGCAATTGAATGAACAGAAAGGAAACACGAATGAAGCTTACCAATATTATAAATCTCATATAGTTTATCGTGATAGTGTAAGTAATGTGCGTAAAGTACAGGAGATGGCTGATATCCGTACCAATTTTGAAGTTTCCCAGAAGCAGCTGGAAGTTGATTTGCTCAATCAACAAAAGCGGACTCAAAAAATTATTGCTATTGCCACAACCATAGCGTTATTTTTGATAGGACTTTTGGCTTTGGGGCTTTTTAGAAGAAATGCATTCATTCAAAAAACAAAGCGGATCATTGAGCAGGAAAAACTACGATCGGACCAGTTGTTACGTAATATATTGCCAGAAGAAACTGCAAAGGAACTCAAAGAGCACGGTAAAGTAACCTCGCATAGATTCGATTCGGTTACGGTATTATTTACGGATTTTGTTGGTTTTACAAAATATTCGGAAGGATTGTCTCCCGAAGCCTTGGTGGAAACTGTAGATTTCTATTTCTCTAAATTCGACGAAATTATTGAACAATATGGTTTGGAAAAGATAAAAACCATAGGTGATGCTTATATGTGTGTTGGTGGGCTTCCCTTTGAAATTGAGGACCATGCTAAAAAAATTGTGAAAGCTGCCATTGAAATTGTAACTTTTGTTGAGGAAATTAGTGACAATCAACAAACAGAAAGGAATTTCAGTATACGCGTGGGGATCCATACGGGTTCTGTAGTGGCAGGAGTGGTAGGGAGTAAGAAATTTGCCTATGATGTCTGGGGAGACACTGTAAATATTGCCGCAAGAATGGAAACCAATTCAGAAGAAGGAAAAATCAATATTTCAGCATCTACCCATAACCTGATTCAAGATGAATTTGAGTGCGAATACAGAGGGGAAATTGATGTGAAAAATAAGGGGATGATGAAAATGTATTTTGTAAAGAATCAACACACCATAAAGGTTAAAGAACCATTTAAATCAAAAGCATATGACAATACAGGATCCTAA